Proteins encoded in a region of the Streptomyces sp. NBC_01471 genome:
- a CDS encoding MarR family winged helix-turn-helix transcriptional regulator, with product MASSHDEPSPEQIAAELAVVLGRVARRLRRTSPGLELTHSQRSALSLLDREGPMTTAALARAELVRPQSMRLTVAALEGRDLVERVPDPTDGRQSVMSVTDLGRRTLEGVRADKQGWLALAIGDELDTAERRTLTDAVALLERLVQR from the coding sequence ATGGCCAGCTCCCACGACGAACCCAGCCCCGAGCAGATCGCCGCCGAACTCGCGGTCGTTCTCGGACGCGTGGCGCGGCGGCTGCGGCGGACGTCTCCCGGCCTGGAGCTGACGCACTCGCAGCGGTCGGCCCTCTCCCTGCTGGACCGGGAGGGGCCGATGACCACGGCCGCGCTGGCCCGCGCCGAACTGGTCAGGCCGCAGTCCATGCGGCTGACCGTCGCCGCACTGGAGGGCCGGGACCTGGTCGAGCGTGTCCCCGACCCGACGGACGGACGCCAGTCCGTCATGTCGGTCACCGATCTCGGCCGCCGCACGCTCGAAGGCGTACGCGCCGACAAGCAGGGCTGGCTCGCGCTCGCCATCGGCGACGAACTCGACACGGCGGAGCGGCGCACGCTCACCGACGCCGTCGCGCTGCTCGAACGGCTGGTGCAGAGGTGA
- a CDS encoding YkvA family protein, giving the protein MDFDSKALLVVIALVLLATLALTVVLAVRLFRARRFLREAGIPLQNKLAFWGALIYTISPVDLLPDPVYLDDIGVLLFALHSLERAARRGLPQKPGHQAGKFGTVGPPTP; this is encoded by the coding sequence ATGGACTTCGACTCGAAAGCGCTGCTGGTGGTCATCGCGCTCGTGCTCCTGGCGACGCTGGCCCTCACGGTCGTCCTCGCCGTACGCCTCTTCCGCGCCCGGCGCTTCCTGCGCGAGGCGGGCATCCCCCTCCAGAACAAGCTCGCCTTCTGGGGCGCGCTGATCTACACCATCAGCCCGGTGGACCTGCTTCCCGACCCGGTCTACCTGGACGACATCGGCGTCCTGCTGTTCGCGCTGCACTCGCTGGAGCGGGCGGCCCGCCGGGGGCTCCCGCAGAAGCCTGGACACCAGGCGGGGAAATTTGGCACGGTGGGCCCACCGACCCCGTAA